The following proteins are co-located in the Vanessa atalanta chromosome 11, ilVanAtal1.2, whole genome shotgun sequence genome:
- the LOC125067413 gene encoding adenomatous polyposis coli protein-like isoform X2 produces the protein MVDPWSSMDSSNSPLTDSGPSASEDCTPSTSSEPRRPLNASSPISSDARRLPNPKDTKPRYSKHLAPKPIDKARNRDLTLDLDNLDSDPLSRRPHFLDDDYHLPSKSNIECRIPKPHFLDHSPSPDEFDERSDITNPNFLDDEAEGDDNQTQKKAGDLPKRATKPQSSNYTSQEDRPHRTNYRSTLHYGLESAARSSERDKRASQLYRGTWPGERDVWTGHDSASVRSFSSNGSDGPRSSSNLENKMECVCSLISLLSLSPENNADLSGPLLDMSRSVESCIAMRQAGCIPLLVQLIHSKVARETRDRAAKALRNIIHTQTDDKAGRREARVWRLLEQVREYCYVLEDLVEARKEGKEAIEDDVTKHPSQSVAALMKLSFDEEHRHVVCQLGGLQALAALVSGDQAAHGSRTDDNTCLTMRKYAGMTLTNLTFGDGNNKSLLCSFKDFMLALVEQLESPNDDMRQVTAAVLRNLSWRADTNSKQVLREVGAVKGLTKAAMTCQKEATLKSVLSALWNLTAHCSMNKVALCSVDGALGFLVDMLSYNSPTKTLAIVENAGGIMRNVSSHIAVREDYRQILRERNCLSVLLQHLKSPSLTVVSNSCGTLWNLSARCPQDQQFLWDHGAVPMLRSLIHSKHKMIAMGSSAALKNLLNSKPGKTHIISLDTTARSMNLPALPTLGARKQKALEQELDQNLAETCDNIEPATSPTTSNREEKNLFTATERQIAMNLERHRMTSSSPLMGSLTSQISLSHSAHLASYLSCSNTLLKGALVSRSSEGSSNNVNRSESKDSVTSTHSDSVFERGTRTGKVPVPTPRSKDLMKMDTGSDSFKGTKPIAKDSSYLRYTGQPPIPPPRSSTDMRTNYTESGYDVDQDSCDQPIDFSRKYSETKTESEPAEKPKSESKKYSKKESPNTFGDYQETDLDQPTDYSLRYAEHQSENGSDISEPPAPSVHEDTIKHFATEGTPYETPIIFSTATSMSDLRIIGKDGKPKTSSVKEHPEAMTHSDEKDTCSIEDPPRHDNDIAISTPPTASVSEPVVEKRGVFDTKFSSGMISPEKPVNYCDEGTPGYFSRVSSLSSLGEPTEEDSLAKKNAQASINVELSPQEQSTSSSGKDKEGSKAVTFATDPVSIPQDASGAASVRTSSPRFIEDTPLMFSRSSSLGSLPECSQQDDQGSVVSEVSRLTSGCISPSEIPDSPGHSVPQSPRAPYAPHAPLAPHAHSPPAVEPRNISVFEERTSQFVVEHTPAQFSANTSLSSLTINDEPKLPLLLEDINQESNPDLDISPPENEPLCSDLLDDGLPVEEPATNSNDDINQGAHSTDSDASDRDLLNECIQKGIAQVVKNKGPPSDVSSVNHYPLRDDVYRSLPPYLRSSTETIMMSHDFGRNVRDCSPRQSPPPLPPKVRHPEAPPRPPPLEDHQLIEGITGRRHESRQLEKTQRDKPRLPVTQTLARNDSLSSLSLDSFGSTDREIFEETVKAGLSSVNPRAKFALESDKGKAHSVERKPESAKHSRNHKSLDRSDKISHRGPKVRDAEFEKNLASGAYHIKSSNKVKKLEQDFANLNVTRSPYSYHGETSGAHHSRFRGHSRFYDDGPPSLPARIDDPRRLDRSNSLSSLSNDSFGSTDKEVFERSVRMGMSKPQPKKRDDGKLRVRSDDRLEVRESHRRRRKDTKQHQGALDKMVGDEYSKDRAILEEVIARGAGELRGGEGSQPKNVPAPSAVLAAAGARAATARGSTGSEHDSALDTTAGSADAADAADACRNSALDLSNELPTVDSGNTTLDSDCNDMEHSNECLAPESVNTTVESERDELNRSNESYADVLDGSWSDEDDKPKCYEAATLTRKSKPRLEWTDIKCTDSQVNLDDVSKKSNDTWNENTCPDDVTFPTISGSVHMVSSMRSEIVDATMALPDLLEKSEMPILFSRPDLTDKLDGNIGDSDEGKLDDRILIENIPEPSFTSLVDDGEPKFDSIISSAIEQEAARLAAQLKISQYVMENSMTSLTSIDLDNVKPPSNLGSLLSLSASGHFDDSSAQTSKKCQRSRKKSLPVALMVKRALSNSIHQGSSEHLDSIPLSFLDNVKPPSEMENLDMDGSMISVSSIASEVAEIRDSKTPIIFDFKQPIQDFPLCTTFTHVFHDLDKVNPPSLFDEMAESTLEVEPTTAHEVYDDCVSNTLNVITDLPSGSENCTPLPSDISSVESTPKRQRDTKYLTPKEKRNAAKYRYQTYTITDTVSESDVVLKVESEEFVTWTKSESDRSDDYVTATSEPKSKRRVSAKQRRQEDRARYQTQTVDIHNILSSSQEASQSKDQPNPHIESLKQRLAAKKTLKQRRLEDAERFRTRTLSEDIPPSPTFVTKDANFENVETTTGYDSLSSNELNHQQLLDDRQNDDVFPDADSGHNEDDFELNSTQLKTYTQSFRNYLPVIESPASVDMCVVNNLKNIEMTASYRRTLQNDKNPNPCSSDFASYEGDSNSEDKVHSESDSETPSSRPKPKILKPERRDESLDSNDSGDKEHEAPKAVRGRKKAMYVSPYRRNVPSPKKTVTPPVKTSPKVTTTAKVAAGSAKAQTSAKTPSRVSTASKTHTTSPKKAVPNKSPSKVVQKPISIPPAPAKPIPLVRQGTFTKEESSVPAKDLPVPDKKATGSRAGTAASPTKQPANTSPSRLPQFNRSRPSMSKPTKQSKQSTSAKRNSEPAMKNSPSNHSLQSNDSGRTIVLARGSRQGSTSSVNSVTSSKTKDVESKIANLWKKVEQTKKLPAKNDKRVWIESDKTETPKLIRSSTFEGQPKQSQVSTATKQKSAIGIRVSQIPSLRPKSTPTKTTSQSNVGKKPTTTRTFLRKGGGQVASCS, from the exons ATGGTAGATCCTTGGAGCAGTATGGACTCTTCAAATTCGCCATTAACTGACTCTGGGCCATCCGCCAGCGAAGACTGCACCCCATCTACTTCTAGTGAACCTCGGAGACCTTTAAATGCCTCTTCTCCAATTTCGTCGGATGCGCGCCGCTTACCGAACCCAAAAGATACCAAACCCAGATATTCCAAACACCTCGCTCCGAAACCGATCGACAAAGCGCGCAACCGCGATCTTACTCTTGACTTAGATAATCTTGATTCTGATCCTCTCTCACGCCGGCCGCATTTTCTTGACGATGATTATCACCTACCGTCAAAATCTAACATCGAATGTCGTATACCTAAACCACACTTTCTCGATCATTCGCCATCACCGGATGAATTTGACGAACGTAGTGATATTACCAACCCCAATTTCTTAGATGATGAGGCGGAGGGTGATGACAATCAAACGCAAAAGAAAGCTGGTGATCTTCCAAAAAGAGCAACAAAACCTCAATCTTCCAATTATACATCACAAGAAGACCGACCGCACAGAACAAATTACAGAAGTACCTTGCATTATGGGTTGGAAAGCGCAGCTAGATCGAGTGAACGCGATAAAAGAGCCTCGCAATTATATAGAGGGACGTGGCCTGGAGAACGGGATGTTTGGACGGGTCATGATTCAGCAAGTGTACGAAGTTTCTCTAGTAATGGATCAGACGGACCACGCTCTTCATCGaacttagaaaataaaatggaatgtgTATGCTCACTTATTTCCTTACTGAGTTTATCACCTGAAAATAACGCCGATCTAAGTGGACCTCTTCTAGATATGAGTAGGTCTGTTGAAAGTTGTATTGCAATGAGACAAGCAGGGTGTATTCCATTATTGGTTCAATTAATTCACTCGAAAGTAGCCAGAGAAACTAGAGATCGTGCTGCAAAAGCTCTTCGAAATATTATTCACACGCAAACTGATGATAAAGCTGGTAGAAGAGAAGCAAGAGTGTGGAGATTGCTAGAACAAGTAAGAGAATATTGTTATGTACTAGAAGATTTGGTAGAAGCTAGAAAAGAAGGAAAGGAAGCCATAGAAGATGATGTAACTAAACATCCTAGCCAAAGTGTGGCTGCATTAATGAAATTATCTTTTGATGAGGAACATCGTCATGTAGTTTGTCAATTAGGAGGATTGCAAGCTCTAGCGGCATTGGTGAGTGGAGACCAAGCAGCACATGGAAGCAGAACTGATGACAATACATGTTTGACAATGAGAAAATACGCTGGTATGACGTTAACTAACTTGACTTTTGGAGACGGCAACAACAAATCTTTACTATGCTCGTTTAAAGACTTCATGTTAGCGCTGGTCGAACAATTAGAGTCACCGAACGATGATATGCGACAG GTCACAGCAGCTGTACTCAGAAACCTTTCATGGAGAGCAGACACAAACAGCAAACAAGTTTTAAGAGAAGTAGGTGCTGTAAAAGGACTTACAAAAGCGGCTATGACATGCCAAAAAGAAGCAACCCTAAAATCCGTTCTCTCTGCACTTTGGAATCTTACAGCTCATTGCTCTATGAACAAAGTTGCCCTATGCTCAGTCGATGGAGCTTTGGGATTTCTCGTAGATATGCTAAGCTATAACTCGCCCACAAAAACTTTGGCAATCGTGGAGAATGCTGGTGGCATAATGCGAAACGTGTCCAGTCACATCGCAGTACGTGAAGATTACAGGCAAATTCTCCGTGAGAGAAATTGTTTAAGTGTCTTGCTCCAGCACCTCAAATCTCCAAGTCTAACAGTAGTAAGCAATTCGTGCGGTACTCTGTGGAATCTGTCAGCGAGGTGCCCTCAAGATCAGCAATTTCTGTGGGACCATGGAGCTGTACCGATGCTTCGAAGTTTAATTCACTCAAAGCACAAAATGATCGCAATGGGATCGAGCGCTGCTCTCAAAAATTTATTGAACTCTAAACCCGGAAAGACACACATAATATCATTAGACACAACAGCGAGAAGTATGAATTTGCCTGCACTGCCGACTCTCGGCGCAAGAAAACAAAAAGCTCTGGAACAAGAATTAGACCAAAACTTGGCTGAAACTTGTGATAACATTGAGCCCGCTACTTCACCTACAACTAGCAATAgagaagaaaaaaatctttttacagCTACAGAAAGACAGATTGCAATGAACCTAGAGAGACATAGGATGACATCCAGTTCGCCACTTATGGGTTCTCTGACGTCACAAATATCGCTTAGTCATAGTGCTCACTTGGCTAGTTATCTAAGCTGTAGCAACACTTTATTAAAAGGAGCGCTCGTATCGCGCTCATCTGAAGGAAGTTCCAACAATGTTAACAGGTCAGAAAGTAAAGATTCCGTTACCAGCACACACTCTGATTCTGTTTTCGAAAGAGGCACACGCACGGGCAAAGTTCCGGTACCAACACCAAGAAGCAAAGACTTAATGAAAATGGACACTGGAAGTGATTCATTCAAAGGTACCAAGCCCATAGCGAAAGATTCTAGTTACCTGCGATACACAGGACAACCACCAATTCCGCCCCCAAGAAGTTCAACAGACATGAGAACAAATTACACAGAATCTGGTTACGACGTCGACCAAGATTCTTGCGACCAACCAATAGATTTTAGTAGAAAATACTCGGAAACTAAGACAGAGTCTGAACCGGCCGAGAAACCTAAATCTGAAAGCAAAAAGTACTCTAAAAAAGAAAGTCCAAATACGTTTGGAGACTACCAAGAAACTGATTTGGATCAACCAACCGACTACTCTTTGCGATATGCGGAGCATCAATCAGAAAACGGTTCGGACATATCCGAGCCTCCAGCTCCATCAGTCCACGAAGACACCATTAAACACTTTGCCACAGAAGGCACGCCTTACGAAACTCCCATAATATTTTCGACGGCGACGTCAATGTCAGATCTCCGTATAATTGGCAAAGATGGAAAGCCAAAAACATCGAGTGTGAAAGAACACCCAGAAGCAATGACTCACTCGGATGAAAAGGACACTTGTTCTATTGAAGATCCCCCGCGACACGACAACGATATTGCCATTTCTACACCACCAACTGCATCGGTGTCCGAACCGGTTGTCGAGAAGCGAGGTGTCTTTGATACTAAGTTCAGCTCGGGAATGATCAGTCCCGAAAAACCCGTAAACTACTGTGACGAAGGAACCCCGGGATATTTCTCTAGAGTTAGTTCTCTGAGTAGCTTAGGGGAGCCAACCGAAGAAGACAGTTTGGCTAAGAAGAATGCTCAAGCATCCATAAACGTGGAACTAAGTCCACAGGAGCAAAGTACCAGCAGCTCCGGAAAGGACAAAGAAG GATCGAAGGCAGTAACATTCGCTACGGACCCCGTGTCGATACCGCAGGACGCGTCCGGGGCGGCGTCGGTGCGGACGTCGTCGCCGCGCTTCATAGAGGACACTCCGCTCATGTTCTCGCGGTCGAGCTCGTTGGGCTCCTTACCGGAATGTTCGCAGCAGGACGACCAGGGTTCTGTGGTCTCGGAAGTTAG CCGGCTGACGTCGGGCTGCATCTCCCCGAGCGAGATCCCGGACTCCCCCGGGCACAGCGTGCCGCAGTCGCCGCGCGCGCCCTacgcgccgcacgcgccgctCGCGCCGCACGCGCACTCGCCGCCCGCAG TGGAGCCGCGCAACATATCCGTGTTCGAGGAGCGCACGTCTCAGTTCGTGGTGGAGCACACGCCGGCGCAGTTCTCCGCCAACACCAGCCTCTCCAGCCTCACCATCAACGACGAACCGAAG tTACCGCTGCTACTCGAAGACATAAATCAAGAATCAAACCCTGATCTCGACATATCCCCGCCTGAAAATGAACCGTTATGTTCTGATTTGCTCGATGACGG TTTACCAGTGGAAGAACCAGCTACGAACTCTAACGATGATATCAATCAag GCGCGCACTCGACCGACAGCGACGCCAGCGACCGCGACCTGCTCAACGAGTGCATACAGAAGGGCATCGCACAG gTCGTAAAGAACAAAGGACCACCATCTGACGTATCTTCCGTTAACCACTACCCGCTGAGGGATGACGTTTAT CGTTCATTGCCGCCCTACTTGCGATCATCCACGGAGACTATCATGATGTCGCACGACTTCGGAAGGAATGTCCGGGATTG cagTCCGCGTCAGAGTCCACCTCCTTTACCTCCAAAAGTACGTCACCCTGAAGCTCCACCTAGACCACCTCCTCTTGAAGACCATCAACTAATTGaag GTATTACAGGACGAAGACATGAAAGTCGTCAGCTCGAGAAAACGCAACGGGATAAGCCGAGACTGCCGGTCACCCAAACCTTGGCGCGAAACGATTCGCTCAGCTCTCTCAGCCTAGACTCCTTCGGTTCCACAGACAGAGAAATATTCGAGGAGACAGTTAAAGCGGGCCTCTCCAGCGTCAACCCTCGGGCCAAATTCGCTCTAGAAAGCGACAAAGGTAAGGCACACTCCGTAGAAAGAAAACCGGAGTCCGCTAAGCACAGTCGAAATCACAAATCACTAGACAGAAGCGATAAGATATCACATCGAGGACCGAAAGTACGAGATGCTGAATTTGAAAAGAATCTTGCATCGGGCGCCTATCACATCAAATCTTCAAACAAAGTGAAGAAGTTGGAGCAGGATTTCGCTAACTTGAACGTAACCAGGTCACCATATTCGTACCACGGGGAGACATCCGGCGCTCATCACTCGAGGTTCAGAGGCCACTCGCGGTTTTACGACGACGGACCACCGAGCCTGCCCGCCAGGATCGACGACCCGAGGCGACTAGACAGGAGCAACTCTCTCAGCTCCCTGAGCAACGACTCCTTCGGGTCGACCGACAAGGAGGTGTTCGAGCGCTCCGTGCGGATGGGCATGTCGAAACCGCAACCCAAGAAGCGGGACGACGGCAAGCTGCGGGTCCGAAGCGACGACCGGCTGGAAGTCAGAGAGTCGCACAGGCGACGTCGCAAGGACACGAAGCAGCACCAGGGGGCCCTGGACAAGATGGTCGGCGACGAGTACTCCAAGGACCGCGCCATCCTGGAGGAGGTGATCGCTCGCGGGGCGGGCGAGCTGCGGGGCGGGGAGGGCTCGCAGCCAAAAAACGTCCCGGCGCCGTCTGCGGTACTCGCGGCCGCAGGCGCGCGCGCCGCCACCGCGCGAGGCAGCACTGGCTCTGAGCACGACTCGGCGCTCGACACCACGGCCGGCAGCGCCGACGCCGCCGACGCCGCCGACGCCTGTCGCAACTCCGCGCTCGACCTGTCCAACGAGCTGCCCACCGTCGACTCGGGCAACACCACGCTGGACTCCGACTGCAACGACATGGAGCACTCCAACGAGTGTCTCGCGCCCGAGTCCGTCAACACGACGGTGGAGTCGGAGCGGGACGAGCTGAACCGCTCCAACGAGTCCTACGCGGACGTGCTGGACGGCTCGTGGAGCGACGAGGACGACAAGCCGAAGTGCTACGAGGCCGCCACTCTGACGAGGAAGAGTAAGCCTAGGCTGGAGTGGACCGATATCAAGTGCACCGATAGTCAAGTGAATTTGGACGACGTGTCGAAGAAGAGCAACGATACGTGGAACGAAAACACGTGTCCCGACGACGTCACTTTTCCCACTATAAGTGGTTCTGTCCATATGGTTTCGTCTATGAGGAGTGAAATAGTAGATGCCACTATGGCTTTGCCGGACTTATTGGAGAAAAGTGAAATGCCAATTTTATTCTCGAGACCAGATTTAACGGATAAGCTCGACGGAAATATAGGAGACAGCGACGAAGGCAAATTAGATGAtagaattttaatagaaaatatacccGAACCAAGTTTTACTTCCTTAGTCGACGATGGAGAGCCGAAATTTGATTCAATCATATCTTCCGCAATCGAGCAGGAAGCCGCACGCTTGGCTGCTCAATTGAAAATCTCCCAATACGTCATGGAGAATAGTATGACTTCTTTAACATCGATAGATTTAGATAATGTTAAACCACCTTCTAACTTGGGCAGCTTACTGTCGCTCAGCGCTTCGGGCCATTTTGACGACTCGTCTGCTCAAACGTCGAAAAAATGTCAAAGAAGTCGTAAAAAGTCATTACCAGTTGCATTAATGGTTAAAAGGGCGCTCAGCAATTCCATACATCAAGGCAGCTCCGAACATCTGGATAGCATACCACTCAGTTTCTTAGACAACGTAAAACCTCCTTCGGAAATGGAAAATCTTGATATGGATGGGAGCATGATATCTGTATCGAGTATTGCATCTGAAGTAGCAGAAATAAGAGATAGTAAAACtccaataatatttgattttaaacagCCAATACAAGACTTTCCTCTCTGTACTACGTTCACTCATGTCTTCCATGATCTAGACAAAGTTAATCCTCCATCTCTATTTGACGAAATGGCAGAATCGACATTAGAAGTAGAACCGACAACAGCCCATGAAGTTTACGATGATTGCGTTTCCAATACTCTGAATGTAATAACTGACCTACCTTCTGGTTCTGAAAATTGTACACCTTTACCATCTGACATAAGTAGTGTTGAATCAACTCCAAAAAGACAACGTGACACTAAATACTTAACCCCGAAAGAAAAACGTAACGCGGCCAAATATCGCTACCAAACATACACTATTACTGACACCGTATCAGAAAGTGATGTCGTTTTAAAAGTAGAATCGGAAGAATTCGTCACTTGGACAAAATCTGAAAGTGACAGATCTGATGATTACGTTACAGCGACATCTGAACCTAAATCGAAACGAAGGGTTAGCGCGAAGCAGAGAAGACAAGAGGATCGAGCAAGATATCAAACTCAAACGGTCGACATTCATAACATTTTGTCATCTTCTCAAGAAGCATCACAATCTAAGGACCAACCCAACCCGCACATCGAAAGTTTAAAACAGCGGTTAGCTgcaaagaaaacattaaaacaaagacGTTTAGAAGACGCAGAAAGATTTAGAACCAGAACTTTGAGTGAGGATATCCCTCCATCGCCAACTTTCGTCACTAAAGATGCAAATTTCGAGAATGTCGAGACTACCACTGGCTACGATAGCTTGTCTTCTAATGAATTGAACCATCAACAGTTACTCGATGATAGACAAAACGATGATGTCTTCCCAGACGCAGATAGCGGACACAACGAAGACGACTTTGAATTGAATTCGacacaattaaaaacatacacacAAAGTTTTAGAAACTATTTACCTGTTATCGAAAGCCCCGCGTCAGTAGATATGTGTGTAGtcaataacttaaaaaacatTGAGATGACGGCGTCATATAGACGTACAttacaaaatgataaaaatcCAAATCCATGTAGTAGTGATTTCGCTAGCTACGAAGGTGACAGTAATTCAGAAGATAAAGTGCATTCAGAATCGGACTCAGAAACGCCTTCTTCGAGGCCTAAGCCGAAAATACTTAAACCTGAACGAAGAGACGAGAGTTTAGACTCCAACGACTCTGGTGACAAAGAACACGAAGCACCGAAAGCAGTAAGAGGTAGAAAAAAGGCAATGTACGTATCACCGTACAGACGAAACGTACCGAGTCCGAAGAAAACTGTAACGCCACCTGTTAAAACATCTCCTAAGGTTACTACCACAGCAAAGGTTGCAGCAGGCTCTGCCAAAGCTCAAACCAGTGCCAAAACGCCTAGCAGGGTATCAACTGCATCTAAAACCCATACGACTTCTCCTAAAAAAGCTGTACCGAACAAATCACCATCTAAAGTAGTTCAAAAGCCCATTAGTATTCCACCGGCTCCGGCTAAACCGATTCCTTTGGTAAGACAAGGTACATTTACTAAAGAAGAAAGTTCTGTGCCTGCTAAAGATCTTCCAGTTCCTGATAAAAAAGCGACTGGATCGCGTGCAGGAACGGCCGCTTCCCCTACGAAACAACCGGCTAATACATCTCCATCACGGCTACCTCAGTTTAACCGTTCCCGACCTTCAATGAGCAAACCAACTAAGCAGTCGAAACAAAGTACCTCCGCAAAGCGTAATTCGGAGCCGGCAATGAAGAATTCACCTTCCAATCACAGTTTACAAAGTAACGACAGCGGAAGAACGATTGTATTAGCTCGCGGTTCCAGACAAGGGAGCACGTCTAGTGTTAATTCGGTTACATCGTCGAAAACGAAAGACGTAGAAAGCAAAATAGCTAATCTTTGGAAGAAAGTCGAACAAACAAAGAAATTACCAGCAAAGAATGATAAAAGAGTATGGATAGAGAGCGACAAGACTGAAACACCCAAGCTGATAAGAAGTTCCACCTTCGAAGGTCAACCGAAGCAGAGTCAGGTCTCCACGGCCACCAAACAGAAGTCGGCGATCGGCATACGAGTGTCGCAGATTCCAAGCCTGAGACCGAAATCGACACCGACAAAGACTACGAGCCAAAGTAATGTCGGCAAGAAACCAACGACCACGAGAACATTCTTACGTAAAGGAGGCGGCCAAGTCGCATCGTGTTCGTGA